Proteins co-encoded in one Crateriforma spongiae genomic window:
- a CDS encoding FliI/YscN family ATPase, which yields MTTATMQIPVLPDPDAYASMVRQSLPHEVRGSVAAITGETIEVKGMTAPLGAICQLNFDRQSYAPSTAPEHHAGPGVGAGSLAKVVGFRGVRPLLAPLETLGAIAAGDPVRLLDTSLKVRVGDSLCGRVLDAFGNPIDGKPLPDDLIPIDTDRQPPSSLERPPIDTPMQTGVRAIDGMLTCGLGQRLGIFAGSGVGKSTLLGMLARNSAADRIVIGMVGERGREVQDFITRCLGPAGLARSVVVVATSDRVATQRVAAAWTATAVAESFRDAGHNVLLLLDSVTRFAMAGRELGLAAGEPPTTRGYPPSVFNSLPRLVERAGRTTAGSITAFYTVLVEGDDNNEPIADALRGLLDGHIVLNRALTEEAHYPPIDVLQSLSRLQPELLDAKTLQAVSGVRRLMAEYRKNADLISIGAYKQGADPKVDAAIARRDPIRSFLIQQAQDATPLKTTTQMLMKLAAGT from the coding sequence ATGACGACGGCGACCATGCAAATCCCTGTGCTGCCGGATCCCGATGCCTATGCGTCGATGGTGCGTCAATCGCTTCCCCACGAGGTTCGTGGCAGTGTTGCGGCGATCACCGGGGAAACGATCGAAGTCAAAGGCATGACCGCGCCCCTTGGCGCGATTTGTCAACTGAACTTTGATCGACAGTCTTACGCCCCATCGACGGCACCGGAACACCATGCGGGGCCGGGCGTGGGCGCCGGATCGCTTGCGAAAGTGGTCGGGTTTCGCGGGGTGCGTCCGCTGCTGGCACCTTTGGAAACGCTGGGGGCGATTGCCGCCGGCGATCCCGTGCGGCTGTTGGACACGTCGCTGAAGGTTCGCGTCGGCGATTCATTGTGTGGCCGTGTGCTCGATGCGTTCGGCAACCCGATTGACGGCAAGCCGTTGCCGGACGACTTGATTCCGATCGATACCGATCGACAACCGCCGTCGTCCTTGGAACGGCCTCCGATCGATACTCCGATGCAAACCGGTGTGCGCGCAATCGACGGAATGTTGACGTGTGGACTGGGGCAACGTTTGGGCATCTTCGCCGGCAGCGGTGTCGGCAAGAGCACGTTGTTGGGCATGTTAGCTCGCAATTCCGCCGCGGATCGAATCGTGATCGGCATGGTCGGCGAACGGGGCCGCGAGGTGCAGGACTTCATCACGCGTTGTTTGGGGCCCGCCGGGCTGGCACGCAGCGTGGTCGTTGTGGCAACCAGCGATCGTGTGGCGACCCAGCGGGTGGCCGCGGCATGGACCGCCACCGCAGTCGCCGAAAGCTTTCGCGACGCCGGACACAATGTCTTGTTGCTGCTGGACAGCGTGACACGTTTCGCGATGGCGGGACGCGAACTAGGTTTGGCCGCCGGAGAACCGCCGACGACACGTGGATATCCGCCCAGCGTTTTCAACAGCTTGCCGCGATTGGTCGAACGGGCCGGCCGAACGACCGCCGGATCGATCACGGCGTTTTACACCGTGTTGGTCGAAGGCGACGACAACAACGAACCGATCGCCGATGCGCTTCGGGGATTGTTGGATGGACACATTGTGCTGAATCGTGCGTTGACCGAGGAAGCGCACTATCCACCGATCGATGTGCTGCAAAGTCTTAGCCGGCTGCAACCGGAATTGCTGGATGCGAAAACCCTGCAAGCGGTCTCCGGTGTCCGCCGGTTGATGGCGGAATATCGCAAGAACGCGGATTTGATTTCCATCGGTGCCTACAAGCAGGGTGCCGATCCCAAGGTCGACGCGGCGATCGCACGTCGCGATCCGATTCGCAGCTTTCTGATCCAGCAGGCCCAGGACGCAACACCGCTGAAAACCACCACCCAAATGCTAATGAAACTGGCCGCCGGGACATGA
- the flgC gene encoding flagellar basal body rod protein FlgC, which translates to MISSLDISTSALVAQRTRLNAISGNIANMSSLTDETGAANPYKARQVVFQTDTTVSDDQGVAGVKVKEILQDQSGPQYRYQPNHPLAIQDGKWKGYVAYPNIDLTTQMVDALETTRAYEANVGVIEISKNMGRERLTILA; encoded by the coding sequence ATGATCAGTTCATTGGACATCAGCACATCGGCGCTGGTCGCCCAGCGTACTCGGCTCAATGCGATCTCGGGCAACATCGCCAACATGTCATCGCTGACCGACGAAACCGGCGCGGCCAATCCCTACAAGGCTCGCCAAGTCGTGTTTCAAACCGACACGACCGTCAGTGACGACCAGGGGGTTGCGGGCGTCAAGGTCAAAGAAATCCTGCAGGACCAATCGGGGCCCCAGTACCGGTATCAGCCCAATCATCCGCTGGCGATTCAAGACGGCAAATGGAAGGGCTATGTCGCGTATCCCAACATTGATCTGACGACTCAGATGGTCGACGCGTTGGAAACCACGCGGGCGTACGAAGCCAACGTCGGGGTGATCGAAATTTCCAAGAACATGGGCCGCGAACGACTGACCATCCTGGCCTGA
- a CDS encoding FliG C-terminal domain-containing protein has product MNAGRQAAQNREVSLRRVAIVMSSLPGPLANRLMSQMSDTQRTQLRRTMTGLADVDPMERKRALQAFSGSIQNRVDAPIVDDEFQVSTTGSVDPITAAPQATPKRNHPLGFLDSVPDVELTRILESEHPQIAAIVLASIEPEKAAKLLSRMDSSSRRDVVRRIGRLESIEPETLNEVSEMLRAKCLDIELPAQSSGGASALRQIMARMPMPGDDPATSRSRIDSPDASTPAVPPSQPKPSSSTTAPSTNGTPMTIPLSGKQVDAPESSAGGKPVDDAMTQQIHQMLERSSPAALCQALGKVETRDALLTLCGISRKQADRAIAMLPKAAQKETRRALANLGPLKISDIDQAKQRVAALMPTAVAAAA; this is encoded by the coding sequence ATGAATGCCGGGCGACAGGCCGCACAGAATCGCGAAGTGTCCTTGCGACGCGTTGCGATCGTGATGAGCAGTCTGCCTGGACCGTTGGCCAACCGATTGATGTCGCAGATGAGCGACACTCAGCGGACGCAATTGCGACGCACGATGACGGGACTGGCCGACGTCGATCCGATGGAACGCAAACGTGCGTTGCAGGCGTTTTCCGGGTCGATTCAAAATCGTGTCGATGCACCTATCGTCGATGACGAGTTTCAAGTTTCCACCACCGGTTCGGTGGATCCGATAACCGCCGCGCCCCAGGCGACACCGAAGCGGAATCATCCACTGGGATTCTTGGATTCGGTACCCGACGTCGAACTGACGCGAATCCTGGAAAGCGAGCACCCGCAGATCGCCGCAATCGTGCTGGCCAGCATCGAACCGGAGAAAGCCGCCAAGCTGTTGTCCCGTATGGATTCATCCAGTCGACGCGACGTTGTGCGCCGGATCGGCCGACTGGAATCGATCGAACCGGAAACGTTGAACGAAGTTTCCGAAATGTTGCGGGCAAAGTGTTTGGACATCGAATTGCCCGCCCAATCATCGGGCGGGGCCAGTGCCCTGCGGCAGATCATGGCGCGAATGCCAATGCCTGGCGACGATCCGGCCACTTCACGGTCACGGATCGATTCCCCGGATGCATCGACACCCGCGGTCCCGCCGTCCCAACCCAAACCGTCATCATCGACGACCGCGCCTTCGACGAATGGGACGCCGATGACGATCCCGCTTTCGGGGAAACAGGTGGATGCACCGGAGTCGTCTGCGGGGGGCAAGCCCGTCGACGACGCGATGACACAGCAGATCCATCAAATGCTGGAACGATCGTCGCCCGCGGCGTTGTGCCAAGCTTTGGGAAAGGTCGAAACACGTGACGCCCTGTTGACGTTGTGTGGCATTTCACGCAAGCAAGCGGATCGTGCGATCGCGATGCTGCCCAAGGCGGCGCAGAAAGAAACGCGTCGGGCTTTGGCGAACTTGGGGCCGCTAAAAATTTCGGATATCGACCAAGCCAAGCAGCGTGTGGCTGCTCTGATGCCCACCGCGGTGGCCGCAGCCGCCTGA
- a CDS encoding beta-cystathionase, which yields MPFFRDLYDQARQVFLAMPMQSRVIAVLLVTAIAVSLAFLVKGGTTDETVYLFGDTVHTESELNAMDVAFGQAQLSGWRTEGRRVRVPASQRPQFLAALEDAASLPPGLRSNLEAMMDSAGPFDSDVMVRTKLMVGKQQDIARSLEQMHDIRFAVVTYTQGERRPFQAKRDESAAVMITPEGSLPLERGRVNTIREYVAKAFGLDVNDVNVTDVNSPDSSSLADEEDPWIRREREVEEATRRQIMKQLSYIEGVVVEVNAEIDSTLDTEQTRVQYDAQPTTVSEKTRKISQQSNRPLVGGVPGTEPNAIGNRARNLEDLAQTSTMSDDTKESDRVVGQTFEKSRTLGLLPTRVTATITLPTSYYDKYWLDQQMRDNPDTPVDELPKATTADLNVLRDTIEKEIQGLVTPMLPQVAAGEDARPLVTVVDMPDLRTPVVEEADTVGQALTWLADSWKNIALLLLGVFALLVARSAVSGGGKDTPAEFTEGFGLELPAPPAPEEKKPEDGEKMTITGGSLQDELVNLVESNPEVAANVIRGWVGEAA from the coding sequence GTGCCATTTTTTCGTGACCTTTACGATCAGGCTCGCCAGGTTTTTCTGGCCATGCCGATGCAGTCCCGCGTCATCGCGGTGCTGTTGGTGACGGCGATCGCCGTCAGTCTTGCGTTCTTGGTCAAGGGCGGCACCACCGACGAAACGGTGTACCTGTTCGGTGACACGGTGCACACCGAATCGGAGCTGAACGCGATGGACGTCGCGTTTGGACAGGCACAGCTTAGCGGATGGCGTACCGAAGGCCGTCGTGTGCGTGTGCCTGCGTCGCAGAGGCCGCAATTCCTGGCCGCACTGGAAGACGCGGCCAGCCTGCCACCAGGGCTGCGCAGCAACCTGGAAGCCATGATGGATTCGGCCGGACCGTTTGATTCCGATGTCATGGTGCGGACCAAGTTGATGGTCGGAAAACAGCAGGACATCGCCCGCAGTCTGGAACAAATGCATGACATTCGTTTCGCCGTGGTGACCTACACCCAGGGTGAACGGCGGCCGTTCCAGGCCAAACGCGACGAATCCGCCGCCGTCATGATCACCCCCGAAGGTTCGCTGCCGCTGGAACGCGGACGGGTCAACACGATTCGGGAATACGTGGCCAAGGCGTTCGGCCTGGACGTCAATGATGTCAACGTGACCGACGTGAATTCACCCGATTCGTCATCTTTGGCCGATGAAGAAGACCCGTGGATTCGTCGTGAACGCGAAGTCGAAGAAGCCACGCGTCGCCAGATCATGAAACAGTTGTCGTACATCGAAGGCGTGGTCGTCGAAGTCAACGCGGAAATTGATTCGACGCTGGACACCGAACAGACCCGTGTCCAGTACGACGCCCAGCCGACGACGGTCAGCGAAAAGACACGCAAGATTTCGCAGCAATCCAATCGGCCGCTGGTCGGTGGCGTTCCGGGGACCGAACCCAACGCGATCGGCAATCGCGCGCGAAACTTGGAAGACTTGGCACAAACGTCCACGATGAGCGACGACACGAAAGAAAGTGATCGCGTGGTCGGCCAGACCTTTGAAAAGTCACGGACTCTGGGGCTGCTGCCCACGCGGGTGACGGCCACGATCACGCTGCCCACCAGCTATTACGACAAATACTGGCTGGACCAACAGATGCGGGACAACCCGGACACGCCGGTCGACGAGCTGCCCAAAGCCACGACGGCCGATCTGAACGTGTTGCGGGACACGATCGAGAAAGAAATTCAGGGGCTGGTCACGCCGATGTTGCCGCAAGTCGCCGCCGGCGAAGACGCACGACCGCTGGTCACCGTCGTCGACATGCCCGACTTGCGAACCCCCGTGGTGGAGGAAGCGGACACGGTCGGCCAGGCGCTGACATGGTTGGCCGATTCCTGGAAAAACATCGCACTGTTGCTGTTGGGTGTGTTTGCCCTGCTCGTCGCACGATCCGCTGTTTCCGGTGGCGGCAAGGACACACCGGCGGAATTTACCGAGGGCTTTGGTTTGGAACTGCCCGCACCGCCGGCGCCCGAAGAAAAGAAACCCGAGGATGGCGAAAAGATGACCATCACCGGCGGTTCGCTACAGGATGAACTGGTCAACTTGGTCGAATCGAATCCCGAGGTCGCCGCCAACGTTATCCGCGGCTGGGTGGGCGAAGCCGCCTAG
- a CDS encoding FliH/SctL family protein, with translation MAFVLKSKSEQEAASAARKASSLAGFNLDDLAGQGLAQLEHAKTEAQNVLRQAKVQAEQVLQQARQDGHAEGLQQAEKDIDARVKKEASALATQQVAAMKKATSELQQTYQEWMQQYASVLQQTILAAIEKIVVARVDSEKEILLRWTAEALSKTRAATDLTVAVHPELLAELGQQLDELVAQSDLPERTTVVPDESLSMSDVVIRQSGGEIRAGLTAQLDRLAELLQ, from the coding sequence ATGGCATTCGTTCTGAAATCCAAGTCCGAACAAGAGGCCGCGTCGGCGGCGCGGAAGGCGTCCAGCCTGGCCGGATTCAATTTGGATGACTTGGCCGGTCAGGGATTGGCACAATTGGAACACGCCAAGACGGAAGCACAAAACGTCTTGCGGCAGGCGAAAGTCCAAGCCGAACAGGTCCTGCAGCAGGCACGCCAGGACGGCCACGCCGAAGGCTTGCAACAGGCAGAAAAGGATATCGACGCCCGCGTGAAGAAGGAGGCGTCGGCTTTGGCCACACAGCAGGTTGCCGCGATGAAAAAGGCGACCAGCGAACTGCAACAGACCTATCAGGAATGGATGCAGCAGTACGCATCGGTGCTGCAGCAAACCATCCTGGCCGCCATCGAAAAGATCGTCGTCGCGCGAGTCGACAGCGAAAAGGAGATCTTGTTGCGCTGGACCGCCGAAGCGTTATCGAAAACGCGTGCCGCAACTGATCTGACCGTCGCGGTGCATCCCGAACTGTTGGCCGAACTTGGACAACAACTGGATGAACTGGTCGCCCAATCAGATTTGCCCGAACGCACGACGGTGGTGCCCGATGAAAGCCTTTCGATGTCGGACGTTGTGATTCGACAAAGTGGCGGTGAAATCCGGGCCGGTTTGACGGCACAACTGGATCGATTGGCGGAGTTGCTGCAATGA
- the fliE gene encoding flagellar hook-basal body complex protein FliE → MPAIPSLRPPTPPPNPMGAAPARPSESMGSFAELLGEKVSEVNQMQLTADDNVHQLLTGGDVNEAEVLTSVQKADLAFRMLLQVRNKLMEAYREVQQIQI, encoded by the coding sequence ATGCCCGCGATCCCATCGCTGCGACCGCCGACCCCGCCGCCCAATCCGATGGGTGCCGCGCCGGCGCGACCGAGCGAATCGATGGGGTCGTTCGCCGAGTTGTTGGGGGAAAAGGTCAGCGAAGTCAACCAAATGCAGCTGACCGCCGACGACAACGTTCACCAATTGCTGACCGGCGGTGATGTGAACGAAGCGGAGGTTTTGACCAGCGTTCAAAAGGCTGATTTGGCGTTCCGCATGCTGTTGCAGGTCCGGAACAAATTGATGGAAGCCTATCGCGAAGTTCAGCAGATCCAAATCTAA